In one Rutidosis leptorrhynchoides isolate AG116_Rl617_1_P2 chromosome 8, CSIRO_AGI_Rlap_v1, whole genome shotgun sequence genomic region, the following are encoded:
- the LOC139862157 gene encoding uncharacterized protein — translation MNMFSVKTLLIVLFLNAMLASMVTEAASGKKVKPVKPPKIVKPPKPVQELLTCKSRKSKCFNKLVKCPVECPKVKPKNPKDKACFFDCYSPKCEAVCRSRKPNCNGPGAACYDPRFIGGDGIVFYFHGRSNEHFSLITDSNLQINARFIGLRPQGRTRDYTWIQALGIKFGHHNFTLEASKAEKWDNNVDHLKLSYDETPLFIPEGHSSEWNSTKGDIQVERTSMTNSVTILIQDVVEISVNVIPISEEDSKIHNYQIPENDSFAHLEVQFRFFGLSPNVEGILGRTYRPDFENPAKPGVAMPVVGGDDKYKTSSLLATDCALCVFDPDNIEDEQESLMKDYGMLDCKGGGNGITCKK, via the exons ATGAATATGTTTAGTGTTAAAACCCTACTAATAGTATTATTTCTAAATGCAATGTTGGCGTCCATGGTAACCGAAGCTGCATCAGGAAAAAAGGTTAAGCCCGTTAAGCCACCTAAGATCGTTAAGCCACCTAAGCCCGTTCAAGAGCTTTTAACGTGCAAGAGTCGCAAAAGCAAGTGTTTCAACAAGCTCGTCAAATGCCCTGTTGAATGCCCCAAAGTTAAACCGAAGAACCCCAAAGATAAAGCGTGCTTCTTTGATTGTTACTCACCCAAATGTGAGGCCGTGTGTAGAT CGCGTAAACCAAACTGCAATGGCCCTGGAGCTGCATGTTACGACCCACGATTCATAGGAGGCGATGGAATCGTATTCTACTTTCACGGACGAAGCAACGAGCATTTCAGTTTAATAACCGATTCCAATCTTCAAATCAACGCGCGTTTTATTGGACTTAGACCACAAGGCAGAACACGTGACTACACATGGATCCAAGCATTAGGTATCAAGTTTGGACATCATAATTTTACCCTCGAAGCATCAAAAGCCGAAAAATGGGACAACAATGTTGATCACCTAAAGTTATCATACGACGAAACACCATTATTCATTCCTGAAGGCCATTCATCTGAATGGAATTCAACAAAAGGCGATATACAAGTTGAAAGGACCTCAATGACTAATAGTGTAACGATTTTAATACAAGATGTTGTTGAAATATCGGTTAATGTGATTCCAATTTCAGAAGAAGATAGTAAAATACATAATTATCAGATTCCGGAGAATGATAGTTTTGCGCATTTGGAAGTGCAATTTCGATTCTTTGGGTTATCGCCTAATGTTGAAGGGATTCTTGGAAGGACTTATCGTCCGGATTTTGAGAATCCTGCGAAGCCAGGAGTTGCAATGCCGGTTGTTGGCGGTGATGATAAGTATAAGACTAGTTCACTTCTTGCAACAGATTGTGCACTTTGTGTGTTTGATCCTGATAATATTGAAGATGAACAGGAGTCGCTAATGAAGGATTATGGCATGCTAGATTGCAAAGGTGGTGGCAATGGAATTACATGCAAGAAATAA
- the LOC139861580 gene encoding endonuclease 1, whose translation MGKLAILRSCFVFLLVFVLINGHIDVQAWSKEGHVMTCQIAQELLAPDAAHAVQMLLPDYVNGNLSALCVWPDQIRHWYRYRWTSPLHFIDTPDKACSFDYSRDCHDTHGSGDMCVAGAIKNFTTQLSHYKEGTSDRRHNMTEALLFLSHFMGDIHQPMHVGFTSDEGGNTIDLRWFRHKSNLHHVWDREIILTAAADFYDKDMKSLKKAIQTNLTHGLWSDDVTSWTNCDDLSTCINTYAMESIKMACKWGYKGVETGETLSDDYFNSRMPFVMKRIAQGGVRLSMILNRVFGDSNSIEDTLVAT comes from the exons ATGGGAAAATTGGCGATCTTAAGATcatgttttgttttcttgcttgtgttTGTTTTAATTAATGGACATATTGATGTTCAAGCATGGAGCAAAGAAGGACACGTCATGACATGCCAAATAgcacaa GAATTACTTGCACCGGATGCAGCACATGCCGTACAAATGTTGTTGCCGGATTATGTGAACGGTAACTTATCAGCGCTTTGTGTGTGGCCAGACCAGATCCGACATTGGTATCGTTACCGATGGACTAGTCCTCTACACTTCATTGATACACCTGATAAGGCTTGCTCTTTTGATTATTCAA GGGATTGTCACGATACGCATGGAAGTGGGGACATGTGTGTTGCTGGAGCGATAAAGAACTTCACAACTCAGCTCTCACATTATAAAGAGGGTACTTCTGATCGACGAC ATAACATGACTGAGGCCCTGCTATTTCTATCACATTTCATGGGGGATATTCATCAG CCAATGCATGTTGGGTTCACAAGTGATGAAGGAGGTAACACTATTGATTTGAGATGGTTTAGGCATAAATCTAACTTGCACCAT GTGTGGGATAGAGAAATAATTCTTACAGCTGCAGCTGATTTCTATGATAAGGATATGAAATCTCTTAAAAAGGCCATTCAAACCAACTTGACACAT GGATTATGGTCTGATGACGTCACGTCTTGGACAAATTGTGATGATCTCTCTACTTGCATCAACAC GTATGCAATGGAAAGTATAAAAATGGCATGCAAATGGGGTTACAAAGGTGTAGAGACTGGTGAAACTCTTTCAG ATGATTACTTCAACTCTAGGATGCCGTTTGTTATGAAGCGAATTGCTCAAGGTGGAGTTCGATTATCGATGATTCTAAACCGGGTTTTTGGTGATTCAAACTCGATAGAGGATACGTTAGTAGCCACTTGA